TGATCATATCCGAAGAGAGAAGGTCCGAGACCAACAGCGACGAAGGATTTCAGACTTTGCCCATTGATGAATTCACGCCTCTGGAGCTTCGCGGTGAAACGGTGATGACGTCATCCCGGAACAACGAAAATGTGATTCAAACCCGGAACTACGAAGTCAACACCATACGTGAGCTATTTGAAAAACCACAGGGTGATATCAACAGGCTGAGCGCTTCGGTCCTGCTGAATTACAAGCAGACGGTCCAGGAGGATGAAAACGGGGAGCAGATGGTTGTTGCCGAACCCTATACGGATGAGGAGATTGATGAACTCCGCGGTGTTGTTGAAGCGGCGCTTGGTATCAACGGTGACCGCGGCGACGTCATCACCATTACGCAGCGTGAATTTTACGATCCGATGGCGGATCCGTATCAGCATGTCATGGAGCAGCCGTTTCCCTGGAATCAGGTGTTACGATGGGTGTTGATTGCAGCTGCACTGGCAGCCGTGGCCGCATTGCTATACAACATGTCGCAGCGGTTCCGTGAAGAGAAGCATCCGGTTCTGTTCGGCGAGTTTTCCGGAGGGCAGGATGTGGATGTTGCCGGTGATGGCCAGGAACAAGATGAAGAGGGAATTATGTCTGAAGAAGAAGAGGACTTCTACAACCGCAAGCTGTCGTCAACTGCACGTAAACAGCTTGATGACAAATCATTTGTAACCGAGGAAATCCGGGACTTTATCGAAATGCAGCCGGATGACGCAGCCAATGTGGTTCGGGCAATGATGGCAACAGAGAAATAACAGATCGTTTATACCATGGCAAAAACATTAACGGATTCCGGAGTAGTTCTGGACGATGTAAAAAAAATGAACGGCATTCAGAAGGCCGCGGTGCTGGTGATATCTGTCGGGATGGACACGGCATCCAAGCTGCTCAAGTCACTGCGCGACGAGGAGGTGGAGGACCTGTCCCTTGAAATCGCCAGAATCAAAAACGTAAAACCCGAGGTGATCGAGGCTGTCAACAGGGAGTTTTACGATATGATGATGGCCAAGCAGTACATACTTGAAGGCGGACTGGACTACGCCAAGAACATTCTTTCAACGGCAAGGGGCACAGATGAGGCCAATGACATGTTCCGGAGGCTGGAGGCCGAAACCGGATCCAGCGCATTCGGCGTCTTCCAGGCCAATGAGACCACACAGATTGCCAGCTTCATCCAGAATGAACACCCGCAGGTTGCGGCGCTTATCCTCTCCCAGCTGAAAAAAGAGCGCTCGGCGGAAATCCTTTCCCATCTCAGTGATGAACTGCAGGGGGAAATTTCTTTTCGTCTTGCCTCGATGGACAAGATTTCATCCGAGGTCATTGATGAGATTGAAGAGGTGATCAAGGAGCAGATGGGCGGTGTGGATGCCGTCGGCGACCGTGTCAAAGGCGGTACGTCCGTAGTTGCAAACATCCTCAACGAAGCCAATATCTCGGTTGAGCGCAACGTGATCAAGGATATCGAGGAAAGAGATCCTGTCCTGGCCGAAGAGATCAAGAAGCAGATGTTCCTGTTTGAGGATATCGCTCACTTTGACGACCGTACCGTTCAGGTCATCATTAACGAAATGGACAAATCGGATCTGGTTCTCGGACTCAAGGGCGTCAGTGACGAGCTCAGCAACAAGTTCCTCAAGAACATGTCAACACGCGCTGTGGACATGCTCAAGGAAGACATGGAGGCGCTGGGACCGGTGCATGTGAAGGATGTCGAGGATGCACAGCAGCGGATTATCAAGAAAATCAAGCAGCTTGAAGAAGACGGGCAGATAACCACCCGCAAGATGGATGAAAACGAAATTGTGGAGTAATGCCCTTATGTCCCGAAGAATTATAGACAAGAGCAAATTTTCCTGGAAGGAGGAAGATCGATTCAAGCTGGATTACAAGATGGTCTTCGAGGACAGAAAACCCCTCGAAGAGCCGGAGGTTCCGGACGTGGATCAGATTCTTGAGGCGAAACTCAATGAATGGAACAAGCAGCTTGAAAAAGCGCGTAAGGTAGCTTTTGAACAGGGCTACAAGCAGGGCCGGTCCGACGGGATGAGCCAGGCCCGCGAGGAACTTGATCAGCGCCTCGGCAGCCTGGGCAGCCAGTTTCAATCCGCATTTGAAGCGTGGAAATCCAATGTGGATTTGCTCAAACCCGGGATTCTGCAGCTGGTGTTTGATATCACCGAAGCCATACTGGAGATGCCGGTAACCAACGGTACCATGCGCAACAAGCTGGAGGCGGAGCTTTCGGAGCTGATTCAGGAAGTCGACAAGAAATCCAGGCCGGTACTGTGGGTTTCCGCTGATGACTACGAACTGGCGGAGTCGCTGATCACAGAATACGGTGAAAACACAGGTGTCATTCTGCGTGTCGGTAAAAACTGCAAGCCGGGGGAATATCAGCTGGACACAAACCGGGAGAAGATTGTCCGCGACTTCAGGCAAATGCTTTACGATTTCAAGGATTCCCTGATCCTGCCAAAATCCTGACAGAGTAATACAATGAGCACCAGCACCATATCCCAGCAGTCACTTTCCGGACATTTCGGGCAGATCCGTGATAAGATCCCGCTCATACCATCCGGGCCGAAGCGATACGGCAAGGTGTCAACGGTTATCGGGACCATCGTCGAATGCACCGGATTGCAGGCATGTGTCGGAGAGATTTATGCGATCCATACCCAGACGGGAAAGACCATTCTGTCGGAAGTGGTGGGTATACGCGAGAAAGAAACGCTGCTCATGCCCTATGACCGCATTGAAGGATTGAAGTCGGGCTGTCTGGTGGAACTGAGCAGCCGGCCGATGACCCTGGCCATCGGTGACGATATGCTGGGACGTGTTGTGGATGCTGACGGGCTGCCGATCGATCACAAGGGCGCCATTCTCAACGGCGAACACCAGCCGGTGTATAACGATCCGCCCGGACCGCTGGAGCGGACACGGATTGATGAACCCATGTTTACCGGTGTGCGGGCGATTGATGCGATCAACACGCTGGGAATGGGGCAGCGTATGGGGATTTTTGCGGGCTCTGGCGTCGGGAAAAGTGTCCTGATGGGGATGATAGCACGCCATTCAGCGGCGGATGTGAATGTCATCGGGCTGATAGGCGAGCGGGGGCGCGAGGTGAGCGAATTTATTACCGATGCCCTTGGTGAGGAAGGTCTGAAGCGGTCGGTGGTTGTTGCGGTTACTTCGGATAATGCTGCGATGAGCCGGGTCAAAGGTGCTTCAACCGCAACCGCCATAGCGGAATATTTTCGCGATAAAGGAAAAAATGTCCTCCTCATGCTGGATTCGGTCACCAGGGTTGCGATGGCACAGCGGGAAATCGGGCTGGCATCCGGAGAGCCTCCGACGACCAAGGGATACCCTCCCAGCGTGTTTGCCTTGCTTCCAAAGGTGCTGGAGCGGGCCGGAAAAACGGATAAAGGCAGCATCACCGGACTCTATACGGTGCTGGTTGACAACGATGATATGAATGAGCCGGTAGCCGATGCCGTGCGCTCCATTCTCGACGGCCATATCGTTCTTTCACGGAGACTTGCGCATAAAAATCATTATCCGGCGATAGACGTGCTGGAGAGCGTGTCCCGGGTGATGCCGCAAATTATTTCGCCGGAAGACCGGAGTGTGGCAATGAAGGCGAGAGAGATTCTGGCCACCTACAGGGAGGCCGAAGATCTCATAAACATTGGTGCATATGTAAAGGGGTCAAATCCGAAAATTGACGAAGCGATCAAAAAAAATCCGGGTTTGGAATCATTTTTGAAACAGAACATGGATGAGGCGGACTTCAACAAGGATTTATGGGGTTCGCTGAAGAAGCTCACAAGCTGAAAACAGACCGGCAACACAATTTTTCATGATTTGCATCTGAGTAAAACCAGACAACACAAAATAAAACCAGGCACATGTCCTTTAAATTTTCATTGGAACCGGTACTGAAAGTCCGGGAGCACAGAGAAAAAGTGCAGAGGCAGAAACTTGCCGAGGAGATGAAGCGCAAGCAGCGGATCAGCGAGCAGAAGGAGGCAGTGCAGGCAGACCTCGAGCAGTTTCTGGGACAAAAAGACAAGCACAAAGTCTATGATGTCCAAAAGCTCAGAAACAGCTATGCCCATCTTGAGCACTCTCATAATGTAATGGGAAAGCTGGAACGCGATATGCAAAAAGCCGAGGATGCCATCCACAAGGAGCGCAACAAGCTTGTAACGGCGCACCGCGAAACCCATATCATGGAAAAAGCAAAAGACCGGGAGTTCTCCGCCTGGAAAGAGGATCTGGAAAGAAACGAGCAGAAAGCCATGGATGAAATTGCAACCCAATATTATAACCGATGATAAAATAAGGTCGCGACATTTCACTTCGTGACCTTCGGCTCAAGCGACGTCATAAATCCAAACAATTAAACAGATGAAATACCAATGACAGAGCATAAGCTCTGACACACAGACAAATGATTAAAACTGTCATGGTATTACATCTGTCATTATAAATCGATTTTTTTAAAACAGATGAAAGCATTAAAAATATTAGGAATTGTTGTTGGTACCTTTGTCGGGACATCAGTCCTGATGTTTTTTTTGTATCCGCACATTCATCCTGATCGTGCAGGGGACGTTGAGAAGCTGGATGAGGACCCTCTTATGGCCGGTTCGGTCTGGGAAGGCGATGTGATGAGTCCGGAGGAGTGTGAGAGCCTGCAGTCCGAACTGGAAAGCCTGCACTCCGAGAATGCCGAACTGATGAGCCGCATCGATTCACTGGATAATGAAAATGAAAAGCTGAAGGCAGAATTGGCGGATCTGGAGTCGGCGGAGCCGCAGCCAGCCGATGAGGCCGGCATTCCGGCAGCCAACGGCACTACCATAACCATGGATGACGAAGATTTTGCAGAACGGGTTAAAAGTCTTCTGAACCTGGACGAGGAAGAGCTGGCACCGATCGTACAGAATATGGAAGATTCGCAGCTTGTACGGCTTTACCGGAGTGCCGGAAGCATTCAAAGGGAGAAACTGCTTCGCTCACTTGCCCCGGACCGGGCTGCAAAACTAATGAATGAGGTGATGTCATGAGTCAATTTCCATTAGTGCATTCGAAAAACCCGGTTTCATCGTCTCCCCGTTCAGGTACAGGGATGCCGCCGGGAAGCAGCACCGTGAAAGGGGCACCGGACAATCGTGATGCATCCTGGTCTTCGGTATGGGATGATTACAACAAAAAAGAAAAGAGTGATGACCGTAAGACCGGCAAGGCGGGCGGCCGCGATTACCCGGGAAGCAATCTGACGGATGAAAAAAAGGACAGTCAACAGTCAGCGTCTTCCGGTAAAAACGGTTTGACCGGAGAGTCAGGAAAGACAGGAAACCTTGCAGATATGCTTGCAGCCTCCGGAGTTACCGGATCCGGTTCAGGTGCGGCAGCGCAATCCGGTAAAGCAATACACGGGACGGATGACTCCGGTATCCGGAATCTCAAAGCAGGAATCGAAGGACAACTAAGCAGTAAAGATGAGCTTGATGGGCCGGAAAAAGGCCTGCAGTCAACAGACGGTGCCCGGGCCGGGCTGGGTGTCAATGCTTCACTGGCTTCAGGGATGTTTCGTGGTGAGGCCGAGAAGGGGGAGTTACCCAATGCACAGGATGCAGCAGCGCTGAAGGCCGCTTCAGGTCATGATGCAAAAGCATCCAATGTCGCAGCAAGTCTGGATACACCAGCTGATTCTGAAAAGAAAAAAGCTGATAACAATACCGCCGGCAACGCTGCCGGAAACGCAGGCACTGCAAATGCGCTCACTGCAGCAGCCGGCTCAGGCAAAAACGCTGATGCGGACAAGCAGGCAACCGGACAAATCGACGGCAGCCGCACAAATGGCGGGAGCACCGGTGATTCCGAACGGATACAAAACGGCTCCGGATCACATGGCTCAGCAAATACGGCGGGTCATGCCGGGAATCCGGTGCAGACAATGAACAGCAGTGCGGATTCTCAAAAAAGTCAGGACGGACAACCCCGCACCGGCATTTCCGGCGGTATGAACCTTACGGGCAATCAGGAGATGCCGGCCGGCGGATCAATGAAAGCGGGTACTGACGGAAAAGAAGGTCAGTCTGCAGAGGGGATAACCCGAAACGGAAATTCCGGTAATCAGGCAGCAGATAACACCAGCCGTGACGGATGGAGCTTCAATTCGCTCACCAGGGCATTGGCCATGAAGCTGCAGGCAGCACAAAAAGGCGAAGGGTCCGGTGATCAGGGGTTGCAGGTTGATGACGCGAAAAAGAAGGCGGCAAAACTGTCAGATCAGTCCGGGGGGAATGTCCGCAACGATGAGTTGCTTACAGGAAAAGCAAAAGAAACCACGGAAACAGCTTCATCCGGAAAGGACAAGGCATCTTCATGGGAGCAGAAATTCCGGGCCCTGTTTAACGGCAACGAGGGCAGCCGGAGTCTGCACCACAAAAACCGCCATGCTGATCACATCAATGCACTGAGTCAGCGGAACGGACAGTCCGGCGCGGCACGCCTGCCGTTTCAGGTTGAAGGGGGTACATCTGCCCCGGGTTCTGGTGCAACCGGTACCATCGCTCTGACAGAACCCGTTCACAGTATCAAGCCGGAAAGTGCCGGAGCCTATGGAATAACCGATTCACAGAACAGTTCTGACCAGGACTGGAAAGAGTTCCTGAAAGAGTTTGAGCTTGAAAAAGATCAGGAAGAAGAGCGCAGGGAAGTGAGCGCTTCGCTGTCACGTCTCGGACAGTCTCATCTGGCAAATGCGGATCTTCGCAGGGAAGTCATGCCTGGTATCACCAGAATGGTGCAGCACTCCCGCGAGTCGGCGAAAAGCAGGGAAGGCAGCTGGCAGAACCACCGTTTTCAGCTTGATGATGGAAAAAGTCTGCGGGTTTCGGCAAGGGAAGTGGATGGTGTGCTGCAGCTGAGAATGGGGTCTTCCAATTCGGAACTCAGCCGCATGCTGCAGCAGCATTTCCAGGAGATCAGGGAGCATCTTGAAAAAGAGTGTGACATCAGCATAGAGCTGCACCTCGATGGCGGCGGCGCAGATGGCTTTGCACGGTTTTTCGGTGATCCGGATCAATCTGCCCAGTCCGGGCAGCTCAGGTTTGATGAAGAAGACAAAGCAGAACCGGTGGCCGTAAACAAGGTTGCACCTCAGGCCGTGCGGGATTTTGGATACAATCAAATGGAATGGACGATATAAACAGTAAATGCTATGGAACTGCATAACATAAACTCTCAGACCTCCTCGGCTTTCAAACAGGGGGAAACGGCAAAAAGAAACGAAATGGGGCAGCAGCAGTTCTTGCAGCTGCTGGTAGCACAGATGCGGCACCAGGATCCGGTGAACCCGCTGGAGGGAGCTGAATTCGCGGCACAGCTGGCCCAGTTCAACTCCGTAGAACAGCTGATCAATGTCAATGACGGACTCAAGAAGCTCCAGGAGAGTCAGGATATGATGAGCACCGGACTGACCAACTCCATGGCGGCCTCACTGACCGGCAAAAACGTCAAAGCCATTACCGAAAGTGTGCCCTATACACATGGCGACACTACGGATATCCAATACAAGCTGAGCCATTCCGCATCAGAAGTTGATATTGTGATAATGAATCACGAGGGCAGGGAAGTGCGCAGGGAAACACTGCAGAACGTGTCCGCCGGTGAAAACAACTGGGTCTGGGACGGCGAGAACAACAACGGAAACCGGGTTCAGGATGGCGAATACTTCGTAAAAATCGAACCTAAAACCGATGAAGACACCGATATTCAGGCCATCACCTACATAGAAGGTCTGGCGACCAAAGTCCGGTATACCAGCGAAGGTGTGAAGCTTAATGTAAATGGCATTGACGTTCCCATCGGCGACGTCGAGGAAGTGGGCATATTGCTGTAACACTCATTTTAAATTTTAACAAACAACAACAACGGGCCGCACAGTGCAGGCCCGGCAGTTTCAATGGCTGCAAAATCAAAAACGGAGATACATTATGGCATTAATCAGAGCATTGAATTCAGGAGTCAGTGGTTTGAGATCATTTCAGACCAAAATGGACGTCATTGGTAACAATATTGCCAATGTGGAAACCAATGGTTTCAAGTCTTCACGGGCAAGTTTCGCCGAGCTCATGAATCAGAACATGGGACGCGCGGATGCCGGAGGTGAGTCATCGCCCCAGATGAACAACCAGGTGGGACTGGGTGTCCGTGTTGCCTCCATCGACCGGGATTTCACTCAGGGGGTTATGCAGAACACCGGCCGCGGCACCGATCTTGCTCTTGAAGGCAGCGGTTACTTCCTGGTTCAGGATCAGGCCGAAACCTATATGACACGTGCCGGAAACTTTGTATTCAACAAAGACGGACACCTGGTAGATCAGGGCGGACGCCATGTTCAGGGCTATAACTCCAGAGACGGTGAGATCAATCCGGGCGGAACAACCGAAAACATTTTTGTTGATTTCGATCAGGTGCTGGAACCCAATCAGACCGAAGAGGTTCTGCTGACCGGTAACCTTTCCGGTGAGGCAGGGCAGGAGCGCGTTTTAAATACGACTATTTATGACAACCTCGGAAATGCCCATTCGGTCCTGATGACCCTGGAAAAGCAGGATGAGTTCAACTGGGATTACGAGATCACTTTCCCCGACGGCGGTGACGCTGCTGGCGGCGCAACCGGAACCATCACATTCGACAGTGACGGCAATCTTACATCCGGATCTGAGATTGAGATTGAAGGATTCCAGGATCCCTCCAGTGGTGCCAATGCACAGGATTTCACCATCAGGTTTGGTGATGAGGAGACCGGAATCGGATTCACGCAGTATGCCGGTTCCAACACGGCCAAGGTACTCTCCCAGGACGGCAACGCCCAGGGACAGCTGCTTGATGTTGATATCGACGGAGAAGGACGCCTGCAGGGTATTTATGACAACGGCGAAAACAGGACGCTGGCTCAGGTCGCTCTTGCTGAAGTGCAGAATGACAACGGCCTGGAGATGGTTGGCGGAGGCCTGTTCCGCGCTTCATCAGCTGCAGGTGAAGTTTTTATTAACTCTGCAGACAATATGTCCGATACTACTATTAACTCCGGCTCTCTGGAAGGATCCAATGTGGATCTGGCCAAGGAGTTTACGGAGATGATCACCTCGCAGCGGGCTTACCAGTCCAGTGCAAGGGTTATTTCAACGGCAGATGAAATGCTGATGGAGGCTGTAAACCTGAAGCGGTAATGCTGCCGGAGTGAATTTCTGAAAAAAACATAACAGTCTGCCCTTCAGTTTCGGGGCAGACTGCCGATAACTCAGATATGTTAGATCGCTCGGCACTCATAGGATTTTTAGCTGGTTTCGGCCTTATCGCCGTCGCCATCGTCTCTCAGGGAGAGTTGATTGCGTTTGCCAGCACCTCCTCCTTCTTTATCGTATTTGGAGGTGTCATAGCTGCAACCATGGTCAATTACAGCTGGGACAACATCAGCGACAGCTTTAAGACCATATCCAGCATGATGAAAGCCCGGACTGTGGATTTGCGGACCGATGTGGAGCTGATGAACATGTTTGCCCGGAGGGCACGCAGAGGCGGACTAATTTCTCTTGACAAAGAAGTTGAATATATCGAAGACAACTTCCTGAAAAACGGCTTGCAGCTTGCCGTTGACGGTATTTCCAAGG
This DNA window, taken from Natronogracilivirga saccharolytica, encodes the following:
- the fliG gene encoding flagellar motor switch protein FliG, which gives rise to MAKTLTDSGVVLDDVKKMNGIQKAAVLVISVGMDTASKLLKSLRDEEVEDLSLEIARIKNVKPEVIEAVNREFYDMMMAKQYILEGGLDYAKNILSTARGTDEANDMFRRLEAETGSSAFGVFQANETTQIASFIQNEHPQVAALILSQLKKERSAEILSHLSDELQGEISFRLASMDKISSEVIDEIEEVIKEQMGGVDAVGDRVKGGTSVVANILNEANISVERNVIKDIEERDPVLAEEIKKQMFLFEDIAHFDDRTVQVIINEMDKSDLVLGLKGVSDELSNKFLKNMSTRAVDMLKEDMEALGPVHVKDVEDAQQRIIKKIKQLEEDGQITTRKMDENEIVE
- a CDS encoding FliI/YscN family ATPase; this translates as MSTSTISQQSLSGHFGQIRDKIPLIPSGPKRYGKVSTVIGTIVECTGLQACVGEIYAIHTQTGKTILSEVVGIREKETLLMPYDRIEGLKSGCLVELSSRPMTLAIGDDMLGRVVDADGLPIDHKGAILNGEHQPVYNDPPGPLERTRIDEPMFTGVRAIDAINTLGMGQRMGIFAGSGVGKSVLMGMIARHSAADVNVIGLIGERGREVSEFITDALGEEGLKRSVVVAVTSDNAAMSRVKGASTATAIAEYFRDKGKNVLLMLDSVTRVAMAQREIGLASGEPPTTKGYPPSVFALLPKVLERAGKTDKGSITGLYTVLVDNDDMNEPVADAVRSILDGHIVLSRRLAHKNHYPAIDVLESVSRVMPQIISPEDRSVAMKAREILATYREAEDLINIGAYVKGSNPKIDEAIKKNPGLESFLKQNMDEADFNKDLWGSLKKLTS
- a CDS encoding flagellar export protein FliJ, with product MSFKFSLEPVLKVREHREKVQRQKLAEEMKRKQRISEQKEAVQADLEQFLGQKDKHKVYDVQKLRNSYAHLEHSHNVMGKLERDMQKAEDAIHKERNKLVTAHRETHIMEKAKDREFSAWKEDLERNEQKAMDEIATQYYNR
- a CDS encoding flagellar hook assembly protein FlgD, which gives rise to MELHNINSQTSSAFKQGETAKRNEMGQQQFLQLLVAQMRHQDPVNPLEGAEFAAQLAQFNSVEQLINVNDGLKKLQESQDMMSTGLTNSMAASLTGKNVKAITESVPYTHGDTTDIQYKLSHSASEVDIVIMNHEGREVRRETLQNVSAGENNWVWDGENNNGNRVQDGEYFVKIEPKTDEDTDIQAITYIEGLATKVRYTSEGVKLNVNGIDVPIGDVEEVGILL
- a CDS encoding flagellar hook protein FlgE, whose translation is MALIRALNSGVSGLRSFQTKMDVIGNNIANVETNGFKSSRASFAELMNQNMGRADAGGESSPQMNNQVGLGVRVASIDRDFTQGVMQNTGRGTDLALEGSGYFLVQDQAETYMTRAGNFVFNKDGHLVDQGGRHVQGYNSRDGEINPGGTTENIFVDFDQVLEPNQTEEVLLTGNLSGEAGQERVLNTTIYDNLGNAHSVLMTLEKQDEFNWDYEITFPDGGDAAGGATGTITFDSDGNLTSGSEIEIEGFQDPSSGANAQDFTIRFGDEETGIGFTQYAGSNTAKVLSQDGNAQGQLLDVDIDGEGRLQGIYDNGENRTLAQVALAEVQNDNGLEMVGGGLFRASSAAGEVFINSADNMSDTTINSGSLEGSNVDLAKEFTEMITSQRAYQSSARVISTADEMLMEAVNLKR